A genome region from Sardina pilchardus chromosome 22, fSarPil1.1, whole genome shotgun sequence includes the following:
- the LOC134069932 gene encoding cytochrome b-c1 complex subunit 2, mitochondrial isoform X2: protein MKGLRGINHLSRRLYAAQAARKVDYGAAAEQVKFRPQEVQVTKLPSGLVIASLENYSPASKIGVLIKAGSRYETPDNLGVTHLLRLSANLTTKGASAFRITRGVEAVGGSLGVTSSRENMIYSVDCLRDHMDTVMEYLINVTTAPEFRPWEVSDLTPRVKLDKALAAQTQQIGVIEGLHAAAYKNNLSNSLYCPDHRVGHVTSDEMHAFVEGNFTSARMALVGLGVDHAILKQVGEQFLNIRSGMGTAGSKAQYRGGEVRDQSTSGLVHAGVMSEGATAGSPDALAFSVLQHVLGAGPHIKRGSNASSKLIQAVSKVTAKPFDVSAFNANYSDSGLFGVFTISHAAEAGDVIKAALAQVKAVAQGGATAADVSRAKNQLKAQYLMSLETSEGLLEAIGTQALGEGTYHTPEAMAQKIDAVSSNDVVNAAKKFVAGKKSMASSGHLANTPFVDEI from the exons AGGAGGCTTTATGCAGCCCAGGCTGCCCGTAAGGTGGACTATGGGGCGGCCGCGGAGCAAGTAAAGTTTCGGCCGCAGGAGGTCCAG gtcacaaaattgCCCAGTGGTTTGGTGATTGCATCCTTGGAGAACTATTCTCCTGCTTCCAAGATTGGTGTGCTCATCAAGGCTGGCAGTCGATATGAAACCCCTGACAACCTTGGTGTCACTCACCTGCTCCGCCTGTCAGCTAACCTG ACCACCAAAGGTGCTTCTGCGTTCAGGATCACGCGTGGAGTGGAGGCCGTGGGTGGCAGCCTGGG TGTGACGTCATCCAGAGAGAACATGATCTACTCCGTGGACTGCTTGAGAGACCACAT GGACACGGTCATGGAGTATCTGATCAACGTGACCACTGCTCCAGAGTTCCGCCCATGGGAGGTGTCTGACCTCACACCACGGGTCAAACTAGACAAGGCCCTTGCTGCCCAGACCCAACAGATAG GTGTAATTGAAGGTCTTCATGCTGCTGCATATAAAAATAACCTGTCTAACTCCCTGTACTGTCCTGACCACCGGGTGGGCCATGTTACTTCAGATGAG ATGCACGCGTTTGTTGAGGGCAACTTCACAAGTGCCAGGATGGCGCTGGTTGGACTGG GAGTGGACCATGCCATTCTGAAGCAAGTTGGGGAGCAGTTCTTGAACATCCGCAGTGGAATGGGAACTGCTGGCTCTAAGGCCCAGTATCGTGGAG GCGAGGTGAGGGACCAGAGCACCAGCGGCCTGGTGCACGCGGGCGTGATGAGCGAGGGCGCCACAGCGGGCTCCCCCGACGCTCTGGCCTTCAGCGTCCTGCAGCACGTGCTGGGCGCCGGGCCCCACATCAAGAGGGGATCCAACGCCTCCAGCAAGCTCATCCAGGCTGTCTCCAAGGTCACGGCTAAACCCTTTGAT GTTTCTGCTTTCAATGCAAACTACTCTGACTCTGGTCTCTTTGGAGTCTTCACTATTTCCCACGCAGCTGAGGCTGGTGAT GTGATCAAAGCAGCATTGGCTCAGGTTAAGGCTGTGGCCCAAGGAGGGGCGACTGCAGCAGATGTCAGCCGTGCCAA GAATCAGCTGAAGGCCCAGTATCTGATGTCCCTGGAGACCTCCGAGGGCTTGTTGGAGGCCATCGGCACTCAGGCCTTGGGCGAGGGCACTTACCACACCCCGGAAGCAATGGCCCAGAAAATTGATGCTGTGTCATCAAATGATGTTGTCAAT GCTGCGAAAAAATTTGTTGCTGGCAAGAAATCGATGGCATCCAGTGGACACTTGGCGAACACACCCTttgtggatgaaatttaa
- the mosmob gene encoding modulator of smoothened protein: MDKLTIISGCLFLAADIFAIASIANPDWINTGEAEGALTVGLVQQCQTIHGRDRTCIPPSLPPEWVTTLFFIIMGIVSLTVTCGLLVLSHWRREATKYARWIAFTGMVLFCMAALIFPIGFYINEVGGQPYKLPNNTVVGSSYVLFVLSIFFTIVGLLFAGKVCLPG; this comes from the exons ATGGATAAATTAACCATTATCTCAGGATGTCTCTTTCTCGCAGCCGATATTTTCGCCATCGCTAGTATTGCAAATCCCGACTGGATCAACACCGGGGAAGCAGAGG GTGCTCTGACAGTGGGCCTTGTCCAGCAATGCCAGACCATTCACGGGCGAGACCGGACCTGCATCCCTCCCAGCCTCCCGCCGGAGTGGGTCACTACgctcttcttcatcatcatggGCATCGTCTCCCTCACCGTCACCTGTGGTCTGCTGGTGCTCTCACACTGGCGACGCGAGGCCACCAAATACGCCCGCTGGATCGCCTTCACAGGAA tGGTTCTGTTCTGCATGGCTGCTCTCATATTTCCCATTGGATTTTATATCAATGAAGTCGGAGGACAGCCTTACAAGTTGCCAAACAACACTGTTGTTGGTTCCTCTTACGTACTTTTTGTCCTGTCTATTTTCTTCACAATAGTGGGACTACTCTTTGCAGGAAAGGTGTGCTTACCTGGCTGA
- the LOC134069932 gene encoding cytochrome b-c1 complex subunit 2, mitochondrial isoform X1: MKGLRGINHLSRRFYAAGKQSLSEPLAGLKYSPRASSSFQDVHVTKLPSGLVIASLENYSPASKIGVLIKAGSRYETPDNLGVTHLLRLSANLTTKGASAFRITRGVEAVGGSLGVTSSRENMIYSVDCLRDHMDTVMEYLINVTTAPEFRPWEVSDLTPRVKLDKALAAQTQQIGVIEGLHAAAYKNNLSNSLYCPDHRVGHVTSDEMHAFVEGNFTSARMALVGLGVDHAILKQVGEQFLNIRSGMGTAGSKAQYRGGEVRDQSTSGLVHAGVMSEGATAGSPDALAFSVLQHVLGAGPHIKRGSNASSKLIQAVSKVTAKPFDVSAFNANYSDSGLFGVFTISHAAEAGDVIKAALAQVKAVAQGGATAADVSRAKNQLKAQYLMSLETSEGLLEAIGTQALGEGTYHTPEAMAQKIDAVSSNDVVNAAKKFVAGKKSMASSGHLANTPFVDEI, from the exons AGGCGCTTCTATGCGGCAGGCAAGCAGTCTCTGAGTGAGCCTCTGGCTGGCCTCAAGTATTCCCCACGCGCCAGCAGCTCTTTCCAGGATGTCCAt gtcacaaaattgCCCAGTGGTTTGGTGATTGCATCCTTGGAGAACTATTCTCCTGCTTCCAAGATTGGTGTGCTCATCAAGGCTGGCAGTCGATATGAAACCCCTGACAACCTTGGTGTCACTCACCTGCTCCGCCTGTCAGCTAACCTG ACCACCAAAGGTGCTTCTGCGTTCAGGATCACGCGTGGAGTGGAGGCCGTGGGTGGCAGCCTGGG TGTGACGTCATCCAGAGAGAACATGATCTACTCCGTGGACTGCTTGAGAGACCACAT GGACACGGTCATGGAGTATCTGATCAACGTGACCACTGCTCCAGAGTTCCGCCCATGGGAGGTGTCTGACCTCACACCACGGGTCAAACTAGACAAGGCCCTTGCTGCCCAGACCCAACAGATAG GTGTAATTGAAGGTCTTCATGCTGCTGCATATAAAAATAACCTGTCTAACTCCCTGTACTGTCCTGACCACCGGGTGGGCCATGTTACTTCAGATGAG ATGCACGCGTTTGTTGAGGGCAACTTCACAAGTGCCAGGATGGCGCTGGTTGGACTGG GAGTGGACCATGCCATTCTGAAGCAAGTTGGGGAGCAGTTCTTGAACATCCGCAGTGGAATGGGAACTGCTGGCTCTAAGGCCCAGTATCGTGGAG GCGAGGTGAGGGACCAGAGCACCAGCGGCCTGGTGCACGCGGGCGTGATGAGCGAGGGCGCCACAGCGGGCTCCCCCGACGCTCTGGCCTTCAGCGTCCTGCAGCACGTGCTGGGCGCCGGGCCCCACATCAAGAGGGGATCCAACGCCTCCAGCAAGCTCATCCAGGCTGTCTCCAAGGTCACGGCTAAACCCTTTGAT GTTTCTGCTTTCAATGCAAACTACTCTGACTCTGGTCTCTTTGGAGTCTTCACTATTTCCCACGCAGCTGAGGCTGGTGAT GTGATCAAAGCAGCATTGGCTCAGGTTAAGGCTGTGGCCCAAGGAGGGGCGACTGCAGCAGATGTCAGCCGTGCCAA GAATCAGCTGAAGGCCCAGTATCTGATGTCCCTGGAGACCTCCGAGGGCTTGTTGGAGGCCATCGGCACTCAGGCCTTGGGCGAGGGCACTTACCACACCCCGGAAGCAATGGCCCAGAAAATTGATGCTGTGTCATCAAATGATGTTGTCAAT GCTGCGAAAAAATTTGTTGCTGGCAAGAAATCGATGGCATCCAGTGGACACTTGGCGAACACACCCTttgtggatgaaatttaa